The following is a genomic window from Geoalkalibacter halelectricus.
GCAACACCGCCACCCGCGAGGATGTCTCGACGGTCTATCGCCTGGCCTACAAGTCGGGGTGCAAGGGCGTCACCATCTATCGCGACGGCTCGCGCGACATGCAGGTGCTCTCCGTGGCAAAAAAAGAAGAGAAGAAGGAAGCGGAAAAGGTCGTGCCCATGGAAAGCCTCAAGGCCGGACGCAAGCGTGAGCGTCCGCGTGCTCTGCGCGGCTCCACCTATCAGATGGAAACCGGCTGCGGACCGCTCTACGTGACCATCAACGAGGACAACCAGGGCTTGTTCGAACTCTTCACCACCATGGGCAAGGCCGGCGGCTGCGCGGCCAGCCAGTGCGAGGCCATCGGTCGTCTGGTGTCGCTGGCCTGGCGCTCGGGCGTGCAGGCGCGCCAGGCGGTCAAGCAGATGATCGGCATCACCTGCCACAAACCGGCCGGGTTCGGCGACAACCGCATCACCAGCTGCGCCGACGCGGTGGCCAAGGCCATCCAGATGCACATGCTCCAGGACGGCGAGAAAGGCATCGCGGTGAACAACGCCGGCGGCGCCTGCCCGGAATGCGGCGGCCCCGTCGAGCATGAAGGCGGCTGCAGCGTGTGCCACGCCTGCGGCTATTCGGAGTGCGCCTGATTTGAGTGGACAAGGTGGACTGTGTGGACAGCAGAAGGTTGTTTGTCCACCAAGTCCACTCTGTCCACTCTGTCCACCAAGCCCACTGATCAAAGGTTTTCCCCAACCATGCTGCGCATCTCCAAACAAATCTGCATCCCGGCGAACGAGATTGAGCTGAGCGCGGTGACCGCTCAGGGCGCCGGGGGTCAGAACGTCAACAAGGTGGCAAGCGCCATCCATTTGCGCTTTGACATCCGCGCTTCATCCCTGCCCGAGTCCGTCAAGGAGGGCCTGCTCGCGCTTAAGGATCAACGCATTACCCAGGACGGCGTCATCGTCATCAAGGCCCAACAGCATCGCACTCAGGAGCGCAATCGCGCCGAGGCCCTCAATCGCCTGCGCGCCCTCATCACGGGCACCTTGATCGTGGCGCGCAAACGCAAGCCGACCAAACCCAGCAAGGCGTCCCAGGAAAAACGCCTGCAAGGCAAAGCCCGCCGCAGCCAGGTGAAAAGCCTGCGCGGCAAGGTATCCGACTGACTTACCTCCACCTTCCCGCCTGCCGCTCGCTGGAACTCCCGCCCGAGCGATTTATACTTTTCTTACCTAAGGCCCATTTGATTTCGCACAACGACAAGGGAGGAGACTATGAAAAGCCTTCTGCTCACCCTGGCTCTGGTATTGACTCTGGCCGCGACATCCCTGGCCGGCGTCAAAGGCTACGAAATGAACTACATGGCCGGAGACACCCTGCTCAGGGGCTATCTGGCCGTGAACGAAGACCTTGAGGGCAGGCGCCCTGGCGTGCTGGTGGTGCACGAGTGGTGGGGGCTCAATGCCTATGCCCGCGAACGCGCCCGCATGCTGGCGGAACTGGGCTACACCGCCCTGGCCGTGGATATGTATGGTGAGGGTAAAACCGCCGATCATCCGCGCGAAGCCGGGCAGTTCGCCATGGAGGTGCGGCAGAACCTGCCCCTGGCTCAGGAACGCTTCACCGCGGCCATGGCCATGTTGCAGCAGCATCCCAGCGTCAACCCCGACCAGCTCGCCGCCATCGGTTACTGCTTCGGCGGCTCGGTGGTGCTGGAAATGGCGCGCACCGGGCTCGACATCAACGGCGTGGCCGCCTTCCATGCCAGCCTCGCCACGGAAAACCCGGCGCAGCCGGGCCTCGTGAGGGCTAAAGTACGGGTCTACAACGGCGCCGACGACCCCATGGTGACCGCCGATGAAATCGCCGCCTTCAAGGCCGAAATGCAGTCCGCCGGGGCCGATTTCCGCTTCATCAACTATCCCGGCGCCACCCATAGCTTCACCAATCCGGGCGCGGATGAACTTGGCAAAAAATTTGACCTGCCCCTGGCCTACCACGCCGAAGCCGATGCTAGCTCCTGGCAGGATCTGCAGGAATTCTTCGCCGAGATATTCCGCTGATGCCCTTTGAACTCTGGCGCCAGGATGACCACGGCCATCGCTACCTGGTGGGCGTCTTCGCCGAACGCCGTCACGCGGAAGAAAAAATGCGGCACCTCACGCGGGTGCCGCATAAGCAGATGTATTGGATTCAAGGTGGCGCTGATGCCGCCGTGGGGAGACAATCAACCATGACCAAGGGCGTCCTCATCGATCTGAGCGGCACCGTGCACCAGGGCGAGAAAGAAATCCCCGGCGCGGTGGCCGCGGTACGCAGGCTTCAGCAGAGCGGCCTTGGCTTGCGCTTTGTCACCAATACCTCGCGCATGACAGGTCGCATGCTGCAGGAACTGCTGGGGAAGCTGGGATTGGAGGTGCCGGACGCGCACATTTTTTCCGCCCCGCGCGCTATGCACGGCTACCTCAGGGAAAAAAACCTGCGCCCCTTTTTACTCGTTCATCCGCGTCTGCGTGAGGAATTTGCCGACCTGTGCCAGGAGAATCCCAACGCGGTGGTAATCGGTCTGGCCGAGGAGGAATTTCACTACGCCAACCTCAACGCCGCCTTTCGCCTGCTGCTGGCGGGAGCGCCGCTGCTCAGCCTGGGTCGCACCCGTTATTTCGAAGGCGAGAGCGGCTTGCAGCTCGATGCCGGGCCCTTCGTCACCGCCCTGGAGTATGCGGCCGGCACCCAGGCCCGGGTGCTGGGCAAACCGGCGCGGGAATTCTTTCTGGCGGCTGCGGCCGAACTCGATTTGCAGCCCGCGGAGGTGGTCATGATTGGTGACGACGCCGCCTCGGACGTGGGTGGGGCGCTGGCGGCGGGATTGCGGGCGATTCTGGTGCGGACGGGCAAGTACCGCCGGGGGGATGAGGACAAGATCGGGCAGCCCGGTGGCAGGGTCGCCAAGGATCTGGCCGCGGCGGCCGCGATGATTTTGCGGGAAAACGAGGAGGATTCGGCGCCGAGGAGCCATGCATGAAACAAAAAGTTCGCTGCCCCTGGGTCGATTTCGGCAAACCGGACTATGTCGCCTATCACGACGAGGAATGGGGCGTGCCGGTACACGACGATCGCCGTATCTTCGAATTTCTGGTGCTCGAATCCGCCCAGGCAGGGCTGTCCTGGTACACCATTTTGCGGCGCCGCGACAACTATCGCCGCCTGTTCGACAACTTCGATCCGCTCCGCGTTGCGCGCTTCGACGACGCAAAGATCGAAGAACTGCTGAGAAACCCGGGCATCATCCGCAATCGCGCCAAAGTGCGTGCCGCGGTCAACAACGCGCGGCGCTTTCTGGAGATCCAGGAGCACTTCGGCAGCTTCGCCGCCTACATCTGGCGCTTTGTCGATGGTCGGCCGCTGGTGAACGAATTACGCACCCTGGCCGACTACCCCGCCACTTCGCCCGAGTCCGACGCGTTGAGTCGCGATCTCAAGCAGCGCGGTTTTCAGTTCATCGGCCCGACCATCTGCTACGCCCACATGCAGGCCACGGGCCTGGTCAACGACCACAGTCTGGATTGTTTCCGCCGTCGGGAAATTATCGCAAGCTACTGAAATTCCACCGGGCCTTCCGGCGGCCCGATTGCCTCGCTCCACACGCCGGTCGACCAGTCATAATGCTCGCGGGGGCGAAAGTGATCCTTGTAGCCCATGCGGCGGCAACCGGGCACGTAGTAGCCCAGGTAATAAAAGGACAGCCCCAGGCCCTTGGCATATTCGATTTCGCGCAGAATGCTGAAGGTGCCCGGGTGCAGATGGGCATAGGCGGGATCGTAGAAGAAATAAACGCTGTTGAGACAGTCACTGCCCTGGTCGAGAAAACCGGCACCGATGAGTTCGTCGTTATAGTAGAGTTCCGTTTGCAGGGCCGGACAGGAGGGCATGTAGAAATTGTAGAGAAAATCCTCGGGATCGGCGGATTGATCGAAGCGCCCCTGGGAGTGGCGACGGTAGAGATCATAAATCTGGTCGGTCAACCTGAGGGGACCAAAGCGCGCCTCCAGGCCTTGGGCCTTTCTCAACACCCGGCGTTGGCTGCGCGAAGGGGCAAAATCGGCGACGCGCACCCGCAGGGGAATACAGTTGCGGCACTGGGGACATTCGGGCCGAAAAAAATAGAGCCCGAATTTGCGCCAACCCTGGGCGAGCAGCAAGGACATCTCCGCCGCATCGACGCGACTGGCTAGAAAATAGCAATAGCTCTTGCGCTGATCACCCAGATAGGGGCAATCCGTCAACTCCTCGTTCTGCGCTTGCTGGAATATGTGCATACTTGCAAAGGCCTCGGGGGTTTGCGATAGTCAAAAGAATTGCACAATTCAGCACGGTGGTCAATCAGTCAACTTCCGTATACATCATGAATTTTTTTACACAAATTGGCCTGTGCCTGGAAAATTATCCGCCCAGGGTGTTGCAGGATCCAACGCGCGCTACCGCCGCCGTCGCCCTGGTGCTGCGTGCCGGCGCCGAGGAACCGGAGATTCTTTTCATCCGCCGTGCGCCGCATCCCGCGGATCCCTGGTCCGGGGACTTTGCCTTTCCGGGCGGGCGCATCGATCCCCAGGACCCAGGTCCCCGGGCGGCGGCCGAACGCGAGACCCGCGAAGAGGTCGGCCTCGACCTCAGCGAAGCCTGTTTTCTCGGCAGACTTGACGACCTGGCCGGCGCGCATCTGCCCATCATCGTGTCCTGCTTTGTGTATCAGATCGAGAAACCGCTGCCCTTGCGCCTCAGCGACGAGGTGGCCGATGCCTACTGGATTCCCATCAGCCGCCTCACCGATCCGCGCCATCACGCCTTGTCTCCGGTCCGCTTCGCCGGACAAAGCCTGGAGCGCCCCGCCATCCGGCTGCTGGATTCTCAGCACGGGGTGCTCTGGGGAATTACCTACCGGCTGATCAATTCCTTCTTCGAGACCATCGAGCAACCGCTGCCGCGCCCCGCCGCCGGCAGGGATCCGCGCCGCCGTGACTGAGGAGCAGTGGGAAAACCTCTGTCGGCGCTGCGGTCTGTGCTGCTTTGAAAAATACATCGACGGCGAGCGCGTCATCCACACCTCGATCGCCTGCCGTCATCTTGACATCGTCACGCGCGACTGTCGGGTTTATGCCAAGCGCTTTTCGGTCGGCGAGGGTTGCGTGCAACTCACTCCGGCGGTGGTGGAACAGGTCAGATGGCTTCCCGCCGAATGCGCCTATGTGCGCCATGTCAAAAAACGCCGCCAAGGATGACAAAAAGGGGCGCTTTTTGTTTTCCTCCCATGGAATATTAGAAGCGGGAAATCGCCATCTTTTTAGTTTGTAAAAATTAATCTCAGAAAATTTCGATACTTAGTTGGCAATCAGAAGATTAATCATATTTATTTAAATTTCTGGCATCCTGATTGCACTTTTTCCAGGGCAAATCTCAACGCATTTTGCCCTGGCGCTTACTCCTCCTGAGCCCGGGGCTTTTTTTTCGCCCTCAGCAATCTTCGTTGCCCGGTTTTTTCACCGATGCTATGCTGGTTTTTCGCTAAACCAAGAGACAGGTACACGCTCAGGAGAACCGCGCATGTCATCTCTATATCTTTCCCTGCCGCGCCCGCGCCTGTTTGGCCATCGTGGCAGTTCAGCGGCCTTCCCGGAAAACACCCTGCCCGCCTTCCAGGCCTCGGTTGCCGCTGGCCTGCCCTATCTGGAACTCGATGTCTGGGCCACCCAGGACGGCACCGTGATGGTGCACCACGACCCAAGCCTCTCGCGCACCTGCGGTGTCGATCTGCCCCTGAGCAGTCTGCCTTTCGATGAAGTGCGTTGTCAGGATGCAGGCTACACCTTCGCCGTGGACGGCGGCCGGGACTATCCCTTTCGCGGTCGGGGAATTCAGATTCCGACCCTGGAGGAGGTGCTGCTGACTTTCCCCAAAACCCGCGTGAACATCGAGATCAAGCAGGTGGCGCCTCCCATCGAGGCCCTGGTGGTTGAAGCGGTGCGCCGCTGTTGCGCGCAGGATCGGGTTCTCATCGCCTCGGAGCACGATGAGGTTCTGGCCCGATTACGGCCCCTGTGCCCCGAGATTCCCACCAATTTCGGTTTTCAGGAAACCAGCGGCTTTTTCGCCTGGGCGCGCGGCGGCTGCCGCGGCCCCTATCAGCCTCCCGGCCAGGCCCTGCAAATTCCCTCCCACTGGCAAAGACAGAAGCTGGTCACCGCGGAGGCCCTGGCCGCCGCCCGCCATGCAGGTGTCGAAGTCCATGTCTGGACCATCAATATGGAAGCCGAAATGCGCGCCCTGCTGGCCCTGGGGGTGGATGGGCTGATGAGCGATTATCCGGAACTTCTCGCCAAAGTCGCCGACGAAATATGCCGACCGGCTGTTTTCTGACTTTGTATCCATTCACCCGATGTGGGGTCGCAGCCCCCATGGCGAGGGTGTCTGGCACCAGGGATGGCGCCGGTCAAGCGGCCATGGACGGCGAAAAGCGCCCCTTGTCATGGGGGTTGCGACCCCATGCTGAATAGTTACCTGATTTTTACCCTTGCCTCCCTTGACACCGGCCCTCGACCCGCCCTAAAATTTCCTTTATGTGTCTTCTTCCGCGAAAAATCGTTGTTCTGCCCCTGCTGCTGAGCCTGCTCGTGGTTCTGGTCGCGCCGCCCGCCACGGCAAGCGCGGTACTGCCCGCGGCAGACAAAGGCTGCTGTGCTCACCCCGGCCAGCACGCGGAGCCTGATTTCGCGGACACCGCCATCGGCTGTCAGTTTTGCAGCGTTTTGTCCTTTGATCTCACCGCTCCCCTGACACTTCGGGTGTGTCAGGCCGAGTCGCTTTCCCTCGCTCTTGCCCCCCCCACACTGATTCTCGCTCAGTTTCCCACCGCAATCGATTGGCCGCCGGAACGTACCTGACAGCGACTTCGACGCCACACGTGCGCCTATTTTACGCCGCGCCGCACCGACCGCGCGGCCTCGATCCCACCACTACATTTCAGGAGATTTACCATGAAACACGCGGTTCGCTCGCTGTTCGCCCTTTCGGTCATGGCGCTGTTGCTCATCTCGTTATCCGCCTGCCAGGACAGCACCCCGGCTGCCCTCAATATCAACGACCTGCGCAGCGACCCCGGCGCCTTTACCGGCACTCTAACCGTAACCGGCATCCTCGGCGCCTATTCGCAGCATGATCCGCAGATCTTCGGCATCATGGACAAAAGCGAGTTGCAGTGCACCTCGCCCAACTGCAACAAGTTCTACCTGCCGGTGCGCTTCGCAGGGCCCACTCCTGCCTATGGGGACGAAGTGGTGATCACGGGCAGCTTCATGCCCGGATCGAGCCTGTTCGCCGCGACCGAACTCAAGGTCATTCGCAATCATAATCTCTAGGAGAGTATTTCCTTCATGAACATACTACAGATGACCGTGCGCAACGTCACCCGGCGGCGCGGGCGGTTTATTTTCACCCTGATGGGCATCACCGTCGGCATTGCCGCCCTGGTGACATTTCTGGCTCTGGGTGGCGGTCTCAAGCGTGAAATCCAGCGTGAGGCCAATGCCCTGGGTGCCCATCTGATCGTCACCCCCAAGGGGTCCTGCGCCTATGAGCAGGTTTCGATCCTGGCCGGCGAACCCCTTCCCATCAACATCACCGAGGACGAAGTGGCACGGGTCGCGGCCATCGACGGCTTGGAAGCGGTACCGTTGATTACCGTGAAAACGGGCGTCAACAACAATCCCGTCCCCATCACCGGTGTCCCCGTCGACCAGATGAAGGCCTTCAAGGAGTGGCGCATCGCCGAGGGGCGCTATTTCTCCTCGCAACAGGATGAAGGAATCCTCGTCGGCGGCCGTCTCGCGCAGGATGAGCGTCTGGCCATCGGCGACACTCTCAGAGTACGCGGCACCGAAATGCCGATTGTGGGCATCATCGAAAGAACCGGCAATCGCGACGACAACGCCTTATTCATCCCCCTGCCCGTCGCCCAGCGCTTGTTCGAAGCCGGCGACATGGTGTCCTACGTTCTGATCCGCGTCG
Proteins encoded in this region:
- a CDS encoding glycerophosphodiester phosphodiesterase, which encodes MSSLYLSLPRPRLFGHRGSSAAFPENTLPAFQASVAAGLPYLELDVWATQDGTVMVHHDPSLSRTCGVDLPLSSLPFDEVRCQDAGYTFAVDGGRDYPFRGRGIQIPTLEEVLLTFPKTRVNIEIKQVAPPIEALVVEAVRRCCAQDRVLIASEHDEVLARLRPLCPEIPTNFGFQETSGFFAWARGGCRGPYQPPGQALQIPSHWQRQKLVTAEALAAARHAGVEVHVWTINMEAEMRALLALGVDGLMSDYPELLAKVADEICRPAVF
- a CDS encoding dienelactone hydrolase family protein, with translation MKSLLLTLALVLTLAATSLAGVKGYEMNYMAGDTLLRGYLAVNEDLEGRRPGVLVVHEWWGLNAYARERARMLAELGYTALAVDMYGEGKTADHPREAGQFAMEVRQNLPLAQERFTAAMAMLQQHPSVNPDQLAAIGYCFGGSVVLEMARTGLDINGVAAFHASLATENPAQPGLVRAKVRVYNGADDPMVTADEIAAFKAEMQSAGADFRFINYPGATHSFTNPGADELGKKFDLPLAYHAEADASSWQDLQEFFAEIFR
- a CDS encoding NUDIX hydrolase, which translates into the protein MNFFTQIGLCLENYPPRVLQDPTRATAAVALVLRAGAEEPEILFIRRAPHPADPWSGDFAFPGGRIDPQDPGPRAAAERETREEVGLDLSEACFLGRLDDLAGAHLPIIVSCFVYQIEKPLPLRLSDEVADAYWIPISRLTDPRHHALSPVRFAGQSLERPAIRLLDSQHGVLWGITYRLINSFFETIEQPLPRPAAGRDPRRRD
- a CDS encoding arginyltransferase; the encoded protein is MHIFQQAQNEELTDCPYLGDQRKSYCYFLASRVDAAEMSLLLAQGWRKFGLYFFRPECPQCRNCIPLRVRVADFAPSRSQRRVLRKAQGLEARFGPLRLTDQIYDLYRRHSQGRFDQSADPEDFLYNFYMPSCPALQTELYYNDELIGAGFLDQGSDCLNSVYFFYDPAYAHLHPGTFSILREIEYAKGLGLSFYYLGYYVPGCRRMGYKDHFRPREHYDWSTGVWSEAIGPPEGPVEFQ
- a CDS encoding TIGR01458 family HAD-type hydrolase; translation: MPFELWRQDDHGHRYLVGVFAERRHAEEKMRHLTRVPHKQMYWIQGGADAAVGRQSTMTKGVLIDLSGTVHQGEKEIPGAVAAVRRLQQSGLGLRFVTNTSRMTGRMLQELLGKLGLEVPDAHIFSAPRAMHGYLREKNLRPFLLVHPRLREEFADLCQENPNAVVIGLAEEEFHYANLNAAFRLLLAGAPLLSLGRTRYFEGESGLQLDAGPFVTALEYAAGTQARVLGKPAREFFLAAAAELDLQPAEVVMIGDDAASDVGGALAAGLRAILVRTGKYRRGDEDKIGQPGGRVAKDLAAAAAMILRENEEDSAPRSHA
- a CDS encoding DNA-3-methyladenine glycosylase I, coding for MKQKVRCPWVDFGKPDYVAYHDEEWGVPVHDDRRIFEFLVLESAQAGLSWYTILRRRDNYRRLFDNFDPLRVARFDDAKIEELLRNPGIIRNRAKVRAAVNNARRFLEIQEHFGSFAAYIWRFVDGRPLVNELRTLADYPATSPESDALSRDLKQRGFQFIGPTICYAHMQATGLVNDHSLDCFRRREIIASY
- a CDS encoding ABC transporter permease, with amino-acid sequence MNILQMTVRNVTRRRGRFIFTLMGITVGIAALVTFLALGGGLKREIQREANALGAHLIVTPKGSCAYEQVSILAGEPLPINITEDEVARVAAIDGLEAVPLITVKTGVNNNPVPITGVPVDQMKAFKEWRIAEGRYFSSQQDEGILVGGRLAQDERLAIGDTLRVRGTEMPIVGIIERTGNRDDNALFIPLPVAQRLFEAGDMVSYVLIRVDDLSRVDQYILEIQETVNLGVVSDEQLLASVLAIVGTVGTTMQLVAVVAVLAAAFGIVNTMLTATYERRREIGILQAMGARRRVIFTLFMLESGFYGLLGGITGVIAGLIAARIASPLISSNAFTVFVQNGDAAMLDFSLLVTAIGFSMIAAIVAGVYPAWRASQLSPVEAISYE
- the arfB gene encoding alternative ribosome rescue aminoacyl-tRNA hydrolase ArfB, which produces MLRISKQICIPANEIELSAVTAQGAGGQNVNKVASAIHLRFDIRASSLPESVKEGLLALKDQRITQDGVIVIKAQQHRTQERNRAEALNRLRALITGTLIVARKRKPTKPSKASQEKRLQGKARRSQVKSLRGKVSD
- a CDS encoding CxxCxxCC domain-containing protein, yielding MTEEQWENLCRRCGLCCFEKYIDGERVIHTSIACRHLDIVTRDCRVYAKRFSVGEGCVQLTPAVVEQVRWLPAECAYVRHVKKRRQG